DNA from Orbaceae bacterium lpD01:
AACGCCGTAGCGCCGATGGTAGTGTGGGGTTCCCCCATGTGAGAGTAGGACACCGCCAGACTTTAATTAAAGTGATAAAGCCCAGTGAGATACTGGGCTTTGTTATATGCAGAGAAAAGATAAGATTAAACCCAGTCCAAAATGGGTTATGCGCAAGTGCTAATGATATAGCGAATAGTTGACGCAGTGATGACAGAATATGTCTGGCGACAATAGCGCGGTGGTCCCACCTGATCCCATGCCGAACTCAGCAGTGAAACGCCGTAGCGCCGATGGTAGTGTGGGGTCCCCCCATGTGAGAGTAGGACACCGCCAGACTGATAAATATCCAAACAGAGCCCAGTAAGATACTGGGCTTTGTTGTATGTGGATAAAATAAAGTGGCAGGGCTGTATGGGGAGAGGTTTACTGCATCGATATATATAACCTGTTGATTTATAGAGTTTTACTGCGGTTATAAAATCTTCATCTAACTTAATCTTTTATTGATATTGTCGTATTTAGGATATATTAGATTAACTAAGATTTGGTATATTAGAACAATAAGTAAAGTAAACGGCTTTATTTTGTCATTTTTGTTGATATTAAATGTTAATACTATAGTATATTGAGGGAAAACCTGTTTTACAGCCTTAAATCAGTATTAATTTTAACCAAAATTGCTTAAATATATTTAGCCATTTGCGGACTATTTTTACGATATTTGCGCTGAATTAATTATATATTACAGTTGAATCACGATAAATAATTGGGGATTTTGTTTTAATTATTATTATTTAATAATATTAATTACTTACATTAAATTATAAAGATTTAGTATCAAAAGATTTTTGGAAATCATTCTCATTGCTTAGTCTTATGTAATATTTTGGTAAATAAAACTGACATCGGTTTATTTATTGAGAATAATGTTTAAAACTCTCTAACTAACAAAGTAGATAATTATGGTAAATATTCTTTTAATTGATGATGATATAGAACTAGCCCAAATGTTGAGTGAGTATCTAATTAATGAAAACTTTAACATTAAAGTTGTACATACAGGTACAGAAGGTGTAAAAGAAGCATTATCTGGAAAGTATAAAGCAGCCATTTTGGATGTTATGTTACCCGATCTTAACGGTATTGATGTATTAAAACAAATTCGTCAGTCAAGTCATTTGCCTATTATAATGTTAACGGCAAAAGGTGATAATATTGACCGAGTGCTTGGTTTAGAATTGGGCGCTGATGATTATATGCCAAAGCCTTGTTATCCAAGAGAATTATTAGCAAGATTGCGTGCAGTGCTTAGACGTTTAGACGAGAGCCAGCCTACAATTATAACCGATACTAAAAAGTTCACATACAATGGCTTAACGCTTGATGTACCACAACGCATCTGTTTGTGGGATGACAAGACGATTGATCTTACCTCTACCGAATTTAATCTGTTACTTTTATTGATTAAACATAATGATCGCGTTGTCACAAAAGAAGAGCTATCAGAAGAAGGTTTAGGGCGTCCAAGAGAACTTTATGATCGAAGTGTTGACGTTCATATAAGTAATATACGTCAGAAACTTTATGTAACAACTGATGATTCTATTTCTATTGAAACAATTAGAGCTGTTGGCTATCGTATACGATAGCCTTACAGTTCATAATATTTAAAAATTAATTTATGAATAGACGGTTGTTTTGGAAAATCCTGATTATTTTCTGGATTATCTTTGTTATTGCATTTC
Protein-coding regions in this window:
- a CDS encoding response regulator transcription factor, coding for MVNILLIDDDIELAQMLSEYLINENFNIKVVHTGTEGVKEALSGKYKAAILDVMLPDLNGIDVLKQIRQSSHLPIIMLTAKGDNIDRVLGLELGADDYMPKPCYPRELLARLRAVLRRLDESQPTIITDTKKFTYNGLTLDVPQRICLWDDKTIDLTSTEFNLLLLLIKHNDRVVTKEELSEEGLGRPRELYDRSVDVHISNIRQKLYVTTDDSISIETIRAVGYRIR